A stretch of the Dyella telluris genome encodes the following:
- the selB gene encoding selenocysteine-specific translation elongation factor, with protein sequence MIIGTAGHIDHGKTSLVQALTGVDTDRLKEEKARGITIDLGFAYLPLDDELILGFVDVPGHERFVHTMVAGASGIDLALLVVAADDGVMPQTLEHLAIVDLLGVRRGVIALTKADLATPERIDAVRAQIREAIRGTVLEGADILPVSAATGLGVDALRERLATEALKLGERADDGRFRLAVDRVFTLPGIGVVVTGTVLSGVVHVKDQVMLSPTGLAARVRSLHAQNRPVERGRAGDRCALNLAGEGITKEAIHRGDMVVDPFLHGPTDRIDARVHLLPGESKPMGQWFPARLHHGSVEVGARIVLLEGESVQPGHAADVQLVLSRPIAAATLDRFVLRDVSAQRTIGGGHFLDLRAPARQRRTEGRQAVRAALGMVDAQTALGALLDAPPFVWDVLSFARDRALSDASLAHIVASLSPELFDLGTQRIAMSRPRWQGFVAGLLDYLQTFHTANPDLQGVSREKLRLATQTRLPAAAFTKALQHADLDGPVVRDGAFVRLASHSLQWIPEREALWQSVAPLLGGEERFRPPRVRDVADALARPEKGIRQLMGFAARLGLVDEVAHDHFFLRTTMHEMVLIAADIAAQAPDGRFTAAQFRDRLDNGRKVAIQILEFFDRQGVTLNRGTLRRLQAGYLDLFGASPSIVPSHGRESSPVGRPDFKSG encoded by the coding sequence ATGATCATCGGCACCGCGGGTCACATCGATCACGGCAAGACCTCGCTGGTCCAGGCCCTGACGGGCGTGGACACCGATCGCCTGAAGGAAGAGAAGGCGCGCGGCATCACCATTGATCTGGGCTTTGCCTATCTGCCGCTGGACGACGAGCTCATCCTCGGTTTCGTCGATGTACCCGGGCACGAGCGCTTCGTGCACACCATGGTGGCGGGCGCCAGTGGCATCGATCTCGCCCTGCTGGTGGTCGCCGCCGACGACGGCGTGATGCCGCAGACGCTGGAACACCTGGCGATTGTTGATCTGCTCGGTGTCCGCCGCGGCGTGATCGCACTGACCAAGGCCGATCTGGCAACGCCCGAACGCATCGATGCCGTACGTGCGCAGATCCGCGAGGCAATCCGGGGGACGGTGCTGGAAGGCGCGGACATCCTGCCGGTTTCCGCCGCTACCGGCCTGGGCGTCGATGCGCTGCGCGAACGACTCGCCACGGAAGCGCTGAAGCTGGGCGAACGTGCGGATGACGGTCGTTTCCGGCTGGCGGTGGATCGCGTGTTCACCTTGCCCGGCATTGGCGTGGTGGTCACGGGCACGGTGCTCAGCGGCGTGGTGCATGTGAAGGACCAGGTGATGCTGAGCCCCACCGGGCTTGCCGCGCGCGTGCGTTCCCTCCACGCGCAAAACCGTCCGGTGGAACGCGGGCGGGCGGGTGACCGTTGCGCGCTGAATCTGGCCGGCGAGGGCATCACCAAAGAGGCGATCCATCGCGGTGACATGGTGGTGGATCCCTTCCTGCATGGACCCACGGATCGTATCGACGCACGCGTGCACCTGTTGCCGGGCGAGTCGAAGCCGATGGGGCAGTGGTTTCCGGCGCGCCTGCATCACGGCTCGGTGGAGGTGGGCGCACGCATCGTTTTGCTGGAGGGCGAATCCGTGCAACCCGGGCACGCGGCGGACGTGCAGCTGGTGCTGAGCCGACCCATTGCCGCTGCCACGCTGGATCGCTTCGTGCTGCGCGATGTGTCCGCGCAGCGCACGATAGGTGGCGGCCATTTCCTCGATCTGCGCGCGCCGGCGCGACAGCGCCGCACCGAAGGGCGCCAGGCCGTGCGCGCCGCACTGGGCATGGTCGATGCGCAGACGGCGCTTGGCGCCTTGCTCGATGCGCCGCCGTTCGTATGGGACGTATTGAGTTTCGCAAGGGATCGCGCGCTGTCCGACGCGTCGCTGGCGCACATCGTTGCTTCGCTGTCGCCTGAGCTATTCGACCTTGGCACGCAACGCATCGCCATGAGCCGGCCGCGCTGGCAGGGCTTTGTCGCGGGCCTGCTCGACTATCTGCAGACCTTCCACACCGCCAACCCGGACTTGCAGGGGGTCAGCCGGGAAAAGCTGCGTCTGGCGACGCAGACTCGCCTGCCGGCGGCAGCGTTCACGAAGGCGCTGCAGCATGCGGACCTCGACGGCCCGGTAGTTCGCGACGGTGCATTCGTGCGTCTGGCCAGTCATTCGCTGCAGTGGATTCCCGAGCGCGAAGCGTTATGGCAGTCGGTGGCGCCCCTGCTGGGTGGCGAAGAGCGCTTTCGTCCGCCGCGCGTGCGCGACGTCGCCGACGCGCTGGCGCGCCCCGAGAAAGGCATCCGGCAGTTGATGGGCTTTGCAGCGCGGCTGGGCCTGGTCGATGAAGTGGCACACGATCACTTCTTCCTGCGCACCACCATGCACGAGATGGTGCTGATCGCGGCCGACATTGCGGCGCAGGCACCGGACGGCCGTTTCACTGCGGCGCAGTTCCGCGACCGCCTCGACAACGGTCGCAAGGTGGCCATCCAGATTCTGGAGTTTTTCGACCGTCAGGGTGTCACGCTCAACCGTGGTACCTTGCGCAGACTGCAGGCGGGTTACCTCGACTTGTTCGGTGCCTCGCCCTCGATCGTTCCGTCACATGGAAGAGAATCGTCTCCGGTGGGGCGTCCGGACTTCAAATCCGGGTGA
- the fdhE gene encoding formate dehydrogenase accessory protein FdhE, with the protein MKMAGNPPEGKWSGPSHAGVKAPSPIVLANAARRFSATAQRLEQLAAGHPLEPWLRFMAALADAQHTVATTLVPAVSLSPAVVVQAVEARLPPLAADGHRRDPSWTDGLALLLELVDGSALPVAAQDAMEQLRGSDAATLEKLADQFLRGGLAAADAAAAVYVAAALQVYFTCSAAQLEVDDLRLLEERALCPCCGSPSVAGMITASGVTPGTRYLYCSLCSTAWNHVRAVCITCGGTRHLSLQAIEDDAGVVKAETCGDCHTYTKLLYQLQDMQVDPYADDLASLGLDLLIAEAGYARHAPNPLLLMGDDEAVEG; encoded by the coding sequence ATGAAGATGGCCGGCAACCCACCGGAAGGAAAGTGGAGCGGACCGTCCCACGCGGGCGTCAAGGCGCCTAGTCCCATCGTGCTTGCCAACGCGGCACGGCGCTTTTCCGCCACCGCGCAGCGGCTGGAGCAGCTGGCCGCCGGGCATCCGCTGGAGCCCTGGCTGCGTTTCATGGCGGCCCTGGCCGATGCGCAGCACACCGTCGCCACCACCCTGGTGCCTGCCGTCTCGCTAAGTCCGGCGGTGGTGGTGCAGGCCGTCGAAGCACGCCTGCCGCCACTGGCGGCGGACGGCCATCGCCGCGACCCATCGTGGACTGACGGGCTGGCCCTGTTGCTGGAACTGGTCGACGGCAGCGCACTGCCCGTTGCCGCGCAGGACGCGATGGAACAGCTGCGCGGCAGCGATGCCGCCACGCTGGAGAAACTGGCCGACCAGTTCCTGCGCGGCGGACTGGCCGCGGCCGATGCGGCCGCTGCCGTCTATGTCGCCGCGGCGCTGCAGGTCTATTTCACCTGTTCGGCCGCGCAGCTGGAGGTGGATGACCTGCGCCTGCTGGAAGAGCGCGCGCTCTGCCCGTGCTGCGGATCGCCCTCGGTCGCCGGCATGATCACCGCCAGCGGCGTCACGCCGGGCACGCGCTACCTGTACTGCTCGCTGTGTTCCACTGCCTGGAATCACGTGCGCGCGGTGTGCATCACCTGCGGCGGCACGCGCCACCTGTCCCTGCAGGCCATTGAAGACGATGCGGGCGTGGTGAAGGCCGAGACCTGCGGCGATTGCCACACCTACACCAAGCTGCTCTACCAGCTGCAGGACATGCAGGTGGACCCGTATGCGGACGACCTGGCCTCGCTGGGCCTGGATCTGCTGATCGCCGAAGCGGGCTACGCACGACATGCGCCCAACCCGCTGTTGCTGATGGGCGACGACGAAGCCGTCGAAGGGTAG
- a CDS encoding VOC family protein, whose translation MHHSRLCAVLIDCKVEDIDQAARFWADALGRPVDSEHPGTRGPYRMLETPEGEPIVQIQRVEHESRVHLDIETDDIPAEVARLEQLGARVVNRLERWVVMQAPSGQRFCVVRIQRPDYPRNANRWD comes from the coding sequence ATGCATCACTCGCGTCTGTGTGCCGTGCTTATCGATTGCAAGGTGGAGGATATCGATCAGGCCGCCCGCTTCTGGGCCGATGCCCTCGGCAGGCCGGTCGACAGCGAGCATCCGGGCACGCGTGGCCCGTACCGCATGCTGGAGACGCCGGAGGGCGAGCCCATCGTGCAGATCCAGCGCGTGGAACACGAAAGCCGTGTCCATCTGGATATCGAGACCGATGATATTCCCGCCGAAGTGGCGCGGCTGGAACAACTCGGCGCCCGCGTGGTGAATCGCCTCGAGCGGTGGGTGGTGATGCAGGCACCCAGCGGGCAGCGATTCTGCGTGGTGCGCATCCAGCGGCCGGACTATCCCCGGAACGCCAATCGCTGGGATTAG
- a CDS encoding permease, whose translation MPAAVQTARHTSTRWPLLLFFLLAVAGLFYVKWYPYYGRAFVAAEHHAIGHSILMGDAASAPAPSWQAALDYALAYGKAIWQAMVLGLLLGSGIQALLPASAVQRLLGGHRFGAVLTGGLLAVPGMMCTCCAAPVVAGLRQQHASAGAAMAFWLGNTLLNPATLVFMGFVLGWHWSLLRVVLGVPMVFGLGWLANRMARPEPGELDRMPLAATEPLTFAGVGLRWMRIFARMTARLIPEYIVIVLLLGAARAWLFPEIGPAIGNHLLWIVTLSLAGMLFVIPTAGEVPIVQAMLSLGLGGGPAAALLLTLPAVSLPSLVMLSRSFSARTLVTVALSVAGFGVLGGLLAVWLGMH comes from the coding sequence ATGCCCGCCGCCGTGCAGACCGCGCGTCACACCAGCACCCGCTGGCCGCTGTTGCTGTTTTTCCTGCTGGCCGTTGCCGGCCTGTTCTACGTGAAGTGGTACCCGTATTACGGACGCGCCTTCGTGGCCGCCGAGCACCACGCCATCGGTCACTCGATCCTGATGGGCGACGCCGCCAGTGCACCGGCACCGTCTTGGCAGGCCGCACTGGACTATGCGCTGGCCTATGGCAAGGCGATCTGGCAGGCGATGGTGCTGGGCCTGTTGCTGGGTTCGGGCATCCAGGCCCTGTTGCCGGCCAGCGCGGTGCAGCGATTGCTGGGCGGTCACCGCTTCGGCGCGGTGCTTACCGGCGGCCTGCTGGCCGTGCCCGGCATGATGTGCACGTGCTGCGCCGCGCCCGTGGTGGCAGGCCTGCGCCAGCAACATGCTTCGGCAGGTGCCGCCATGGCGTTCTGGCTGGGTAACACCCTGCTCAACCCGGCCACCCTGGTGTTCATGGGCTTCGTGCTCGGCTGGCACTGGAGCCTGCTGCGCGTGGTGCTGGGCGTGCCGATGGTGTTTGGCCTGGGCTGGCTGGCCAACCGGATGGCCAGACCGGAACCGGGTGAGCTCGACCGGATGCCGCTGGCCGCCACGGAGCCACTCACCTTCGCCGGCGTCGGCCTGCGCTGGATGCGCATCTTCGCGCGCATGACGGCACGCCTGATTCCCGAGTACATCGTGATCGTGCTGTTGCTCGGCGCAGCGCGCGCGTGGCTGTTCCCGGAGATCGGCCCGGCCATTGGCAACCACCTGCTGTGGATCGTCACCCTGTCGCTGGCCGGCATGCTGTTCGTGATCCCGACGGCCGGCGAGGTGCCGATTGTGCAGGCGATGCTGTCGCTGGGCCTGGGTGGCGGGCCTGCTGCGGCGCTGCTGCTGACCTTGCCGGCGGTCAGCCTGCCGTCGCTGGTCATGCTGTCGCGCTCGTTCTCTGCGCGAACGCTGGTGACCGTGGCGCTGTCGGTGGCCGGCTTCGGCGTGTTGGGTGGGCTGCTGGCCGTGTGGCTGGGGATGCATTGA
- the selA gene encoding L-seryl-tRNA(Sec) selenium transferase, with translation MAEPEVNVLRHLPAVAAVLATAEAALLVERHGRVAATEAIRKVIDDARDALRETPSDVPGASELAQQALARLDARTPGLRPLFNLTGVVLHTNLGRAVLAEAAIEAAVEAMRHAVALEYDLTGGTRGERDDHVRDLLCELTGAQDATVVNNNAAAVLLGLNTFALGREAVVSRGELIEIGGAFRMPDIMARAGAQMVEVGTTNRTHAADYRDAFNERTGLVLKVHTSNYRIQGFTAEVGARELAALADAAGVPLLNDLGSGSLVDLSRYGLAREPTVREAVEEGARLVTFSGDKLLGGPQAGFIVGDRALIAQINRNPLKRALRVDKLRLAAIEATLNLYRDPDRLAQRLPTLRFLARDKVDIGAQARRLQPVVAASLGDAFAVEVGECLSQVGSGALPLDTLHSAALLIRPRGSQSELERLNTALRALSRPVVGRIADGALRLDLRCLAETDEALFVATLARLDLHGPAARTP, from the coding sequence ATGGCCGAGCCCGAGGTCAATGTCCTGCGCCACCTGCCGGCGGTTGCCGCCGTGCTGGCGACCGCGGAAGCCGCGTTGCTGGTGGAGCGCCATGGGCGCGTGGCCGCCACCGAGGCCATTCGCAAGGTCATCGACGACGCGCGCGATGCCCTGCGGGAGACGCCTTCGGACGTACCGGGCGCCAGCGAACTGGCGCAGCAGGCGCTGGCGCGGCTGGATGCGCGCACACCGGGCCTGCGTCCCCTGTTCAACCTTACCGGCGTGGTCCTGCATACCAACCTGGGCCGCGCCGTGCTGGCCGAGGCGGCCATCGAGGCGGCGGTGGAGGCGATGCGCCACGCCGTGGCGCTGGAGTACGACCTGACCGGCGGCACGCGCGGCGAGCGTGACGATCACGTGCGCGACCTGCTGTGCGAACTGACCGGCGCGCAGGACGCCACCGTCGTCAACAACAATGCGGCCGCCGTGCTGCTCGGCCTCAACACGTTCGCATTGGGACGCGAGGCGGTGGTATCGCGCGGGGAGTTGATCGAGATCGGTGGCGCGTTCCGCATGCCCGACATCATGGCGCGCGCTGGCGCGCAGATGGTCGAAGTGGGCACCACCAACCGCACCCATGCGGCCGACTATCGCGATGCGTTCAACGAGCGTACCGGCCTGGTGCTCAAGGTGCATACCTCCAACTACCGCATCCAGGGTTTCACCGCGGAGGTCGGTGCGCGCGAACTGGCCGCCTTGGCCGACGCTGCAGGCGTGCCGCTGCTCAACGACCTGGGTTCGGGAAGCCTGGTCGACCTGTCGCGTTACGGGCTGGCGCGCGAACCCACCGTGCGCGAGGCGGTGGAAGAGGGCGCGCGGCTGGTCACCTTTTCGGGCGACAAGTTGCTGGGCGGTCCGCAGGCCGGATTCATCGTGGGCGATCGCGCCTTGATCGCGCAGATCAACCGCAACCCGCTGAAGCGCGCCTTGCGCGTGGACAAGCTGCGCCTCGCGGCTATCGAGGCCACGCTGAACCTGTATCGCGATCCTGACCGCCTGGCGCAGCGCCTGCCGACCTTGCGCTTCCTTGCGCGCGACAAGGTCGATATCGGCGCGCAGGCGCGCCGCCTGCAGCCGGTCGTGGCCGCGTCGCTGGGCGATGCCTTCGCGGTGGAGGTGGGTGAGTGCCTCAGCCAGGTCGGCTCCGGTGCCTTGCCGCTGGACACGTTGCACAGCGCGGCCTTGCTGATACGGCCGCGCGGCAGCCAGAGTGAACTGGAGCGCCTGAACACGGCACTGCGTGCGCTGTCGCGCCCGGTGGTCGGTCGCATTGCCGACGGCGCGTTGCGACTGGATCTGCGTTGCCTGGCCGAAACGGACGAAGCCTTGTTCGTCGCGACGCTGGCGCGACTGGACCTGCACGGCCCCGCTGCGCGCACGCCATGA
- the selD gene encoding selenide, water dikinase SelD, producing MSSVRLTDLAHGGGCGCKLAPAVLQQLLAGKPATAPFAQLLVGTESSDDAAVWQVDDRTCVIATTDFFMPIVDDPHDFGRIAAANALSDVYAMGGKPIMALAILGMPLDKMEVETVRAILAGGESICAEAGIPVAGGHSIDSAEPIYGLAAIGLCAPADVRRNSGAQVGDAVILTKGIGVGIYSAAFKKQALPADAYAEMLASTTLLNRVGHELAKDKDVHAITDVTGFGLLGHGMEMARGCGARIRIQLSRIPWFTQAETLAQAGYITGASRRNWTSYGEGVALPADLPEWRRALLTDPQTSGGLLVSCRPERAEDIRAMIEAAGYPRASIIGEVAAGTPGIEVL from the coding sequence ATGTCCTCTGTGCGACTGACCGACCTCGCCCATGGTGGCGGTTGTGGCTGCAAGCTTGCGCCTGCCGTGCTCCAGCAATTGCTGGCCGGAAAACCGGCGACGGCACCGTTCGCCCAACTGCTGGTCGGCACCGAATCGAGCGATGACGCCGCGGTGTGGCAGGTGGATGACCGCACCTGTGTCATCGCCACCACCGACTTCTTCATGCCGATCGTGGACGATCCACATGATTTCGGCCGCATCGCCGCCGCCAATGCGCTGTCGGACGTGTATGCGATGGGTGGCAAGCCGATCATGGCGCTGGCCATCCTCGGCATGCCGCTCGACAAGATGGAGGTGGAGACGGTGCGCGCGATCCTCGCCGGTGGCGAGTCGATCTGCGCGGAGGCCGGTATTCCCGTGGCCGGGGGGCATTCCATCGATTCGGCCGAGCCCATTTACGGCCTGGCCGCCATCGGTCTCTGCGCACCGGCGGACGTGCGCCGCAACAGCGGTGCGCAGGTGGGCGATGCGGTGATCCTGACCAAGGGCATCGGCGTGGGCATCTACTCCGCGGCCTTCAAGAAGCAGGCCTTGCCGGCCGACGCCTATGCGGAAATGCTGGCCTCGACCACGCTGCTCAACCGCGTCGGCCACGAACTGGCCAAGGACAAGGACGTGCACGCGATCACCGACGTCACCGGGTTCGGTCTGCTCGGTCACGGCATGGAAATGGCGCGTGGCTGCGGTGCGCGCATCCGCATCCAGCTCTCGCGCATTCCGTGGTTCACCCAGGCGGAAACACTGGCCCAGGCCGGCTACATCACCGGTGCCTCACGACGGAACTGGACCAGCTACGGCGAGGGTGTCGCCCTGCCCGCGGACCTGCCGGAGTGGCGGCGTGCCCTGCTCACCGATCCGCAGACCTCCGGTGGCCTGCTGGTGTCGTGCCGGCCGGAGCGCGCTGAAGATATCCGCGCCATGATCGAGGCTGCGGGGTATCCGCGCGCCAGCATCATCGGCGAGGTTGCCGCGGGCACACCCGGCATCGAAGTGCTCTGA
- a CDS encoding formate dehydrogenase subunit gamma, producing MSRTVITRYTTVNRVNHWITAICFVLLVLSGLAMFHPMLFWLSGLFGGGQWMRAAHPWIGCLLLLSYLGLIVQFWRENLVHKDDVEWIRQMRFVVANDEEHIPAVGRNNAGQKFVFWSMTLLVPVLFFSGLVIWEVYFGESTSIPVQRAAVLIHSLAAIAAILVWVVHVYAAIWVRHSIRAMTQGYVTPGWAWRHHRAWLREVAAGEHGKDVIRKRP from the coding sequence ATGAGCCGGACCGTGATCACGCGGTACACCACGGTGAACCGCGTCAACCACTGGATCACCGCCATCTGCTTCGTGCTGCTGGTGCTCTCGGGGTTGGCGATGTTCCACCCGATGCTGTTCTGGTTGTCCGGGCTGTTTGGCGGCGGGCAGTGGATGCGCGCGGCGCATCCGTGGATCGGTTGCCTGCTGTTGCTCAGCTACCTCGGTCTGATCGTGCAGTTCTGGCGCGAGAACCTCGTGCACAAGGACGACGTCGAATGGATCAGGCAGATGCGCTTTGTCGTGGCCAATGATGAGGAACACATTCCGGCGGTGGGTCGCAACAATGCCGGCCAGAAGTTCGTGTTCTGGTCGATGACCCTGCTGGTGCCGGTGTTGTTCTTCAGCGGCCTGGTGATCTGGGAAGTCTATTTCGGTGAGTCGACCTCCATACCCGTCCAGCGCGCGGCGGTATTGATCCACAGCTTGGCGGCCATCGCGGCGATCCTGGTATGGGTAGTGCATGTCTACGCGGCCATCTGGGTGCGGCATTCGATACGCGCCATGACCCAGGGCTACGTGACGCCGGGTTGGGCCTGGCGCCATCATCGCGCCTGGTTGCGTGAAGTGGCTGCCGGCGAACACGGCAAAGACGTCATAAGGAAGCGCCCATGA
- a CDS encoding FxLYD domain-containing protein — protein MNLRSAAALFLLGLGLSVTAQANGAKPTVHVGSYRVERDVTPGRNKVVGTLTNTGRAPVHSAKVSFRLYDAKGRVVGRASDEVHDLRPGHTWKFHAHARGNVSRARLLHVEAK, from the coding sequence ATGAATCTGCGTTCCGCCGCTGCACTGTTCCTCCTCGGCCTTGGCCTGTCAGTCACCGCGCAAGCCAACGGCGCGAAGCCCACGGTGCACGTGGGGTCCTATCGGGTCGAGCGCGACGTAACGCCCGGCCGCAACAAGGTGGTGGGCACACTGACCAATACCGGACGCGCGCCGGTGCATTCGGCGAAGGTGAGCTTCCGCCTCTACGACGCCAAAGGGCGCGTGGTAGGTCGGGCCAGCGACGAAGTGCATGACCTCCGACCGGGCCATACCTGGAAATTCCATGCGCACGCACGCGGCAACGTGAGCCGCGCGCGGCTTCTGCATGTCGAGGCGAAATAA
- a CDS encoding alpha/beta hydrolase family protein: MNMTTVIDQAPPSPGEAFTLTARDGYVLSGTRFPAVGALRGRLVVAGATAVPQGFYRRFAQFASAQGYDTLIFDYRGVGQSSPPSLRGFRMDLLDWGRQDLAAAIDAMAGDDVPLYVVGHSYGGHGFGLAPNHGKVTGFYVFGTGAGWHGWMPRFERVRVLAMWRVVLPLLTWWKGYCPWRMLGLGEDLPTDVFRQWRHWCGFPHYFFDDPAMQGIEHSYAAVQTPIVAVNALDDAWASPTSRDAFVQAYCNAPLTRQDLDPTRIGGKVGHMGYFRPAAEPLWRDALSWFATLPPAGSTS, encoded by the coding sequence ATGAATATGACGACTGTTATAGATCAAGCACCACCCTCGCCTGGCGAAGCCTTCACGCTGACTGCTCGCGATGGTTACGTGCTGTCTGGCACGCGCTTTCCGGCGGTGGGTGCTCTGCGCGGCCGTCTGGTGGTGGCCGGTGCCACGGCCGTACCGCAGGGTTTCTATCGACGCTTTGCGCAGTTCGCCAGCGCGCAGGGCTATGACACGCTGATCTTCGACTACCGCGGCGTGGGCCAGTCGAGCCCGCCGTCGCTGCGCGGGTTCCGCATGGACCTGCTGGACTGGGGACGCCAGGATCTGGCCGCCGCCATCGATGCGATGGCCGGCGACGATGTCCCGCTGTATGTCGTCGGTCACTCCTATGGCGGCCACGGCTTTGGCCTTGCGCCCAACCACGGCAAGGTCACCGGCTTCTACGTCTTTGGCACCGGTGCCGGCTGGCATGGCTGGATGCCGCGTTTCGAACGCGTGCGCGTGCTTGCCATGTGGCGCGTCGTGCTGCCGCTGCTGACCTGGTGGAAGGGCTATTGCCCTTGGCGGATGCTGGGGCTGGGTGAAGACCTGCCGACGGACGTGTTCCGGCAATGGCGCCACTGGTGCGGGTTTCCCCACTACTTCTTCGACGACCCGGCAATGCAGGGCATCGAGCACAGCTATGCAGCCGTCCAGACGCCCATCGTGGCGGTCAACGCACTGGACGATGCATGGGCCTCGCCAACGTCGCGCGATGCCTTCGTACAGGCTTACTGCAACGCGCCGTTGACCCGCCAGGACCTGGACCCCACACGTATCGGCGGCAAGGTGGGCCACATGGGTTACTTCCGCCCGGCCGCCGAACCGTTGTGGCGCGATGCGCTGTCCTGGTTCGCCACGCTTCCGCCCGCCGGTTCCACGTCGTGA
- a CDS encoding TetR/AcrR family transcriptional regulator codes for MSPRQSDTRERLVGAAADMLARHGLNATSIREMAKWAATPLGSTYHHFPDGKQQLVIEAVTLAGARAGAGLDRHLQNGTSAGLRGFLAMWREILIRSEFHNGCPVMAVAVEEPLGEADDDVLAAAAAVFRDWEGKLILALRADGITPKLAQEYATLIVASVEGAIVLCRAQRDIAPFDRVSRRLGAMVASAIG; via the coding sequence ATGAGTCCCCGCCAGTCCGATACCCGCGAACGCCTGGTGGGTGCGGCCGCCGACATGCTGGCCCGCCATGGCCTCAACGCCACCAGCATCCGTGAAATGGCGAAATGGGCGGCTACGCCGCTCGGTTCGACCTACCACCATTTTCCGGATGGCAAGCAACAGCTGGTCATCGAGGCCGTGACGCTGGCTGGCGCGCGTGCTGGCGCAGGACTTGATCGCCACCTGCAGAATGGCACGTCAGCCGGTCTGCGCGGTTTTCTCGCCATGTGGCGCGAGATCCTGATCCGCTCCGAATTCCACAACGGTTGTCCGGTGATGGCGGTGGCGGTGGAAGAGCCACTCGGTGAAGCCGATGACGACGTGCTTGCGGCGGCGGCAGCGGTGTTCCGTGACTGGGAAGGCAAATTGATACTCGCCTTGCGTGCCGATGGCATCACCCCGAAGCTGGCGCAGGAGTACGCCACGCTGATCGTGGCCAGTGTGGAAGGCGCCATCGTGCTTTGCCGCGCCCAGCGCGATATCGCACCGTTCGACCGGGTGTCGCGCCGGCTCGGGGCGATGGTGGCCAGCGCCATCGGCTGA